In Gimesia benthica, a single window of DNA contains:
- a CDS encoding GmrSD restriction endonuclease domain-containing protein produces MTTFDSTKASLKDLLREIKMGEIQLPDFQRGWVWDDDHIRDLLVSIARSFPIGAVMLLESGGEVRFETRPVEGLENEISKAKVPEKLILDGQQRLTTLTQALSLTEAVNTRTAKGKKIKRHYYFDIQQAVDAPHSLEDAIIAVDENRQLRTNFGRDVQLDLSTPELECQNLHFPCDHVMSSDDWESTLHAVAPDQFGMYMNFRKQILQPFRDYQLPLILLKKETTKEAVCLVFEKVNTGGVQLSVFELITASYAADGYNLRDDWFGSKVRNVDSRRKRLESDPLLEGIEATEFLQAISLIYTHNRRQSDISEGKTGKQVRPVSAKRADVLQLPLSAWEEWADPLEKGFRQVGSFLKKECFYKRRELPYSTQLVPLAAIMTQLGDRWLEPKIYDKLTQWYWCGLLGELYGGAVESRMANDYEEVLNWIEDEEAIPRTVRDANFQPERFDTLRSRLSAAYKGIHILVLREGSKDWFWKASIKELDTEEIALDIHHIFPRAWCEKMNISKDLYDSILNKTSISYKANRKIGGEAPSDYLPRIQNEKQVAMDNAKMDELLLSHALSPDLLRSDSFHEFIEDRRKRLSQLVSKAMGKPVSQFSESEDYGDDDD; encoded by the coding sequence ATGACCACATTTGACAGCACGAAAGCCTCGCTCAAGGACCTCCTTCGAGAAATCAAAATGGGAGAGATTCAACTACCTGATTTCCAGCGTGGCTGGGTCTGGGATGATGACCACATTCGTGACCTGCTAGTGAGCATTGCCCGATCCTTTCCTATTGGTGCCGTGATGCTGCTGGAATCGGGTGGCGAAGTTCGATTTGAAACACGGCCCGTCGAAGGACTGGAGAATGAAATTTCCAAAGCGAAAGTACCGGAGAAGTTGATCCTTGATGGACAACAGCGACTGACGACTCTCACACAGGCACTTTCGTTGACAGAAGCGGTAAATACCCGAACCGCTAAAGGGAAAAAAATAAAGCGGCATTACTATTTCGATATCCAGCAAGCGGTAGACGCCCCTCACTCTCTGGAGGATGCGATTATAGCAGTCGATGAAAACAGACAGTTACGTACAAATTTTGGTCGTGACGTACAGCTGGATCTGTCAACACCCGAGTTGGAATGCCAGAACCTGCACTTCCCCTGCGATCATGTGATGAGTTCAGATGACTGGGAAAGCACTTTACATGCAGTCGCTCCCGACCAATTTGGGATGTACATGAATTTTCGGAAACAAATTTTGCAGCCTTTTCGTGACTATCAGTTACCCCTGATTCTACTAAAAAAAGAGACAACCAAAGAAGCGGTCTGCCTGGTCTTTGAGAAGGTCAATACAGGAGGTGTTCAACTTTCGGTGTTTGAGTTGATTACGGCCAGTTATGCAGCCGACGGTTATAACCTGCGGGATGACTGGTTTGGCTCAAAAGTTCGCAATGTCGACTCCCGCCGGAAACGTCTGGAATCCGATCCTCTTCTGGAAGGAATCGAAGCCACGGAATTCCTGCAAGCAATCAGCCTGATCTATACACATAATCGTCGTCAGTCAGATATTTCGGAGGGAAAAACAGGAAAGCAGGTTCGACCAGTCAGTGCGAAACGAGCTGATGTATTGCAATTGCCACTGAGTGCATGGGAGGAATGGGCTGACCCCTTGGAAAAAGGATTCAGACAGGTGGGGAGCTTTCTTAAAAAGGAATGTTTCTACAAACGTCGAGAATTACCGTACAGCACACAACTTGTCCCCTTGGCTGCGATCATGACTCAGCTCGGTGATCGCTGGCTGGAACCGAAAATCTACGACAAATTAACACAGTGGTATTGGTGCGGTCTGCTGGGTGAACTCTATGGGGGAGCCGTCGAATCGCGGATGGCGAATGACTATGAGGAAGTACTGAATTGGATTGAAGATGAAGAAGCCATTCCCCGAACAGTTAGAGATGCAAACTTCCAACCCGAACGTTTCGATACCCTCCGCTCACGTTTGAGTGCTGCCTACAAAGGAATTCATATTCTCGTTCTTCGGGAGGGCTCGAAAGACTGGTTTTGGAAGGCAAGTATTAAAGAGCTGGATACCGAAGAAATTGCTCTGGATATCCATCACATTTTTCCACGAGCCTGGTGCGAAAAAATGAATATCAGCAAAGATCTGTATGACAGCATCTTGAATAAAACCTCGATTTCCTACAAAGCCAATCGCAAAATCGGTGGAGAAGCTCCTTCGGATTATCTGCCACGCATCCAAAATGAAAAACAGGTCGCGATGGATAATGCGAAAATGGACGAGTTATTGCTCAGCCATGCCCTGTCTCCAGATCTGCTTCGAAGCGATTCCTTCCATGAATTCATAGAAGATAGACGAAAGCGGTTGAGTCAATTGGTAAGTAAAGCTATGGGTAAACCAGTCAGTCAATTCTCAGAAAGCGAAGATTACGGTGACGACGATGACTAA